A stretch of Saccharomyces cerevisiae S288C chromosome IV, complete sequence DNA encodes these proteins:
- the PKH3 gene encoding protein kinase PKH3 (Protein kinase with similarity to mammalian PDK1 and yeast Pkh1p/Phk2p; yeast Pkh1p and Pkh2p are two redundant upstream activators of Pkc1p; identified as a multicopy suppressor of a pkh1 pkh2 double mutant), whose protein sequence is MTSRKRSPHDFIFKEELGHGSYSTVFKALDKKSPNKIYAIKVCSKKHIIKEAKVKYVTIEKNTMNLLAQKHHAGIIKLYYTFHDEENLYFVLDFAPGGELLSLLHKMGTFNDIWTRHFTAQLIDALEFIHSHGIIHRDLKPENVLLDRDGRLMITDFGAAATIDPSLSGDSAKFNSDSNGSKDNQNCASFVGTAEYVSPELLLYNQCGYGSDIWALGCMIYQFVQGQPPFRGENELKTFEKIVALDYPWGPNNRINNSTSPINPLVINLVQKILVIEVNERISLEQIKRHPYFSKVDWNDKIKIWRGIWQSQGQSLQQTTLGLPNIPQNILPTRQLHVIDTPARSIQITKQKRKKPTKISNTTSSIVVWRKRLGISTGKDDLGTVPSTTPAVTAPNDTNVLTNTAAHSTANIALPPNSQSNQVKRAQLVAPNRIPPKVPVINDNVRNKSIPRTKPNVPPLQTSSIPQKLSTSSASSALSAPSTEIRNQDLTHTLDGRNSIDIHVLKQDYVFIYGIPYEHEGPAMSLNSYNKIDNDLITSLVAQHKEELKNSESFLQVLTLKKSGMLSYKNTVMEGNDDQENKEHQMANIEDTDLSMYDFEFNELTRKGFLILEKYKNRIWFISLPSYSTLSKIPFNAVKSSTINNNENWVDCFFRARQLLEEKQILDKISNVSFDSKASSEPSSPPPISRKERPLSIGNNVTTLSYTAKNGSQNNAPQNDNVGEEKPFRIPSSTKDRPGANSTPSSRHPRVLSSNNAGETPKKMNGRLPNSAPSTNTYTNGSVPAFNHRPSTNVGNNKHNILTSKKQGSSVFSPSSSTTKPQIKTTGYRQPTPSPPLPQMEFPTTREKYSAPSNMVISSSRYEVLHTLNNSQTNFDREIASRGASAAFRSLQKSKKKK, encoded by the coding sequence ATGACGTCTAGGAAAAGGTCTCCGCACGATTTCATATTTAAAGAGGAACTGGGCCATGGCTCTTACTCTACTGTGTTTAAAGCTCTAGATAAAAAAAGCCCGAATAAAATTTATGCCATTAAAGTTTGTTCGAAGAAACACATAATCAAAGAAGCTAAGGTAAAATATGTCaccattgaaaagaataccATGAATTTGTTGGCACAAAAGCATCACGCGGGTATAATCAAACTATACTATACTTTTCACGATGAGGAAAatctttattttgttttggaTTTTGCCCCAGGTGGAGAACTACTTTCCTTATTGCACAAAATGGGTACTTTCAATGATATATGGACGCGTCATTTCACTGCACAGTTAATTGATGCATTAGAATTTATCCATTCACATGGCATCATTCATAGAGACTTAAAACCGGAAAACGTCCTTTTAGACAGGGATGGTAGACTTATGATTACTGATTTTGGGGCCGCTGCCACCATAGACCCTAGTTTAAGCGGAGATTCGGCCAAGTTTAACTCTGACAGCAACGGCTCAAAAGACAACCAAAATTGCGCTTCCTTTGTTGGTACTGCCGAATATGTCTCTCCAGAGCTGCTTTTATACAACCAATGCGGTTATGGCTCAGATATATGGGCACTAGGTTGCATGATATATCAGTTTGTCCAAGGACAACCGCCGTTTAGAGGGGAGAATGAGCTGAAgacatttgaaaaaatcgtAGCATTAGATTATCCATGGGGACCCAATAACCGCATCAATAATAGCACATCACCAATAAATCCCCTTGTAATAAACTTAgtacaaaaaatattggtgATAGAGGTCAATGAGAGAATCTCTCTCGAACAGATAAAAAGACAcccatatttttcaaaagtagATTGGAAtgataaaatcaaaatatggAGAGGAATCTGGCAATCACAAGGACAATCGCTGCAACAAACTACTTTGGGACTCCCAAATATACCGCAGAATATACTACCCACCAGACAATTACATGTAATTGACACTCCAGCACGAAGTATACAAATcacaaaacaaaaacgtAAGAAACCAACGAAAATTTCCAACACTACTAGTAGCATAGTAGTATGGAGAAAAAGGCTTGGTATATCAACAGGTAAGGATGATTTAGGCACCGTACCGTCCACTACGCCTGCAGTGACCGCCCCTAATGATACCAATGTATTAACAAATACGGCGGCACATTCTACTGCAAATATTGCCTTACCGCCTAATTCACAATCCAATCAAGTCAAGCGAGCACAACTAGTTGCACCAAATAGAATACCTCCCAAAGTACCGGTAATTAATGACAACGTGAGAAATAAGTCAATTCCGCGCACAAAGCCTAATGTGCCACCTTTGCAAACATCATCAATACCACAAAAGTTGTCAACATCGTCAGCATCGTCAGCTCTATCGGCGCCGTCAACAGAGATAAGGAACCAGGACTTAACACACACTTTAGATGGAAGAAACTCAATTGATATTCATGTTTTAAAACAAGACTACGTCTTCATTTATGGCATTCCATATGAACACGAAGGGCCTGCTATGTCTTTGAACAGCTACAATAAGATCGATAATGATTTAATTACGTCACTAGTTGCGCAGcataaagaagaattaaaaaACTCAGAGTCGTTTTTACAGGTATTgactttgaagaagagcGGAATGTTAAGTTACAAAAACACAGTTATGGAGGGAAATGATgatcaagaaaacaaagaacaCCAGATGGCTAATATAGAAGATACAGACTTGTCCATGTACGATTTTGAATTCAATGAGTTGACAAGGAAGGGTTTTTTAATCCTGGAAAAATATAAGAATAGAATATGGTTTATCTCGCTACCTTCATATTCAACGTTATCCAAAATACCATTCAATGCCGTGAAGTCTTCGACAATAaataacaatgaaaattgGGTCGATTGCTTTTTCAGAGCAAGACAACTACTAGAAGAAAAGCAAATTCTTGATAAAATCAGTAACGTTTCCTTTGATAGTAAGGCATCGAGTGAACCATCATCACCTCCGCCtatttcaagaaaagagCGGCCTCTGAGTATAGGAAATAATGTAACAACACTCAGCTATACTGCAAAAAATGGAAGCCAGAACAATGCACCACAAAACGATAATGttggagaagaaaaacctTTTCGCATACCTAGTAGTACCAAGGATAGGCCCGGTGCAAATTCCACTCCTTCTTCAAGACATCCTAGGGTTTTGTCAAGCAATAACGCTGGTGAAACTccgaaaaaaatgaatggAAGATTACCAAATAGTGCACCTTCTACCAATACATATACCAACGGTTCGGTCCCAGCTTTTAATCATAGGCCTTCTACTAATGTAGGGAACAATAAGCATAATATTTTAACTTCGAAGAAGCAGGGATCATCCGTATTTTCTCCTTCATCTTCTACGACCAAGCCTCAAATCAAAACAACAGGATATCGACAGCCAACACCTTCACCTCCACTTCCGCAAATGGAATTCCCAACTACGAGAGAAAAGTATTCTGCTCCTTCTAACATGGTGATCAGTAGCAGCAGATACGAGGTCTTACATACCCTTAATAACAGCCAAACAAACTTTGATAGGGAAATTGCTAGTAGGGGTGCCTCAGCAGCATTTAGAAGTTTACAGAAgagtaagaaaaaaaaataa
- the TLG1 gene encoding Tlg1p (Essential t-SNARE that mediates fusion of vesicles with the late Golgi; forms a complex with Tlg2p and Vti1p; mediates fusion of endosome-derived vesicles with the late Golgi; binds the docking complex VFT (Vps fifty-three) through interaction with Vps51p) yields the protein MNNSEDPFQQVVKDTKEQLNRINNYITRHNTAGDDDQEEEIQDILKDVEETIVDLDRSIIVMKRDENEDVSGREAQVKNIKQQLDALKLRFDRRIQESTQTTIPLEETVENSTLNTSMAENNDGGMSNPFQEQMLREQDVHLDGIHKTMQNLHIQAQTMGDELENQGQLLDNMDEGMDGVVNKLARGRRQLEWVYEKNKEKYDDCCIGLLIVVLIVLLVLAFIA from the coding sequence ATGAACAACAGTGAAGATCCGTTTCAACAAGTTGTTAAGGACACCAAGGAGCAATTGAACCGCATAAACAATTACATAACTCGTCACAATACTGCTGGTGATGACGATCAAGAGGAGGAAATAcaagatattttaaagGATGTTGAGGAAACAATAGTTGATTTGGACAGAAGCATAATCGTAATGAAAAGGGATGAAAACGAAGACGTGAGTGGTAGGGAAGCACAagttaaaaatataaaacagCAACTTGATGCTCTGAAGTTGCGTTTTGATCGAAGAATACAGGAATCTACTCAAACAACTATTCCTCTAGAAGAGACGGTGGAAAATTCAACACTTAACACCAGCATGGCTGAGAACAATGATGGTGGTATGTCCAATCCGTTTCAGGAACAAATGTTAAGAGAACAAGATGTTCATTTAGATGGTATTCACAAGACAATGCAAAATTTGCATATTCAAGCTCAAACAATGGGGGATGAATTAGAGAACCAGGGACAATTGTTGGATAATATGGACGAGGGTATGGACGGTGTTGTAAATAAGCTGGCTAGAGGTCGTAGGCAATTGGAATGGGTCtacgaaaaaaataaagaaaaatacgaCGATTGTTGTATAGGACTTCTTATTGTCGTCTTGATAGTTTTATTAGTTTTGGCATTCATTgcttga
- the SDC1 gene encoding Sdc1p (Subunit of the COMPASS (Set1C) complex; COMPASS methylates lysine 4 of histone H3 and is required in chromatin silencing at telomeres; contains a Dpy-30 domain that mediates interaction with Bre2p; similar to C. elegans and human DPY-30), with product MNESENSPQHNEVTVPMVEDTSSNADIPMEQIQREDNKNYDKHDNECFDMNGNHNNNSDNLQFDSVPSSATKDLKNIKSVTNQNVKIEESSSTNSVIEESSEPKISKLENVNLAATVGGSQTRKYLNTNVTPHLLAGMRLIAVQQPEDPLRVLGEYLIEQSNILKSGEKESNASK from the coding sequence ATGAATGAAAGTGAGAATAGTCCCCAACATAATGAAGTTACGGTTCCTATGGTAGAGGATACTTCAAGTAATGCTGATATTCCAATGGAGCAAATTCAACGCGAAGACAATAAGAACTACGATAAACATGACAATGAATGCTTCGATATGAATGGCAATCACAATAATAACTCTGATAACTTACAATTTGACAGTGTACCATCTTCTGCAACgaaagatttgaaaaacatcaaaagTGTCACCAACCAAAATGtaaaaatagaagaatCGAGTAGCACAAATTCAGTCATTGAAGAGTCATCTGAACctaaaatatcaaaattagaaaatgtGAACCTTGCCGCGACGGTAGGTGGTTCACAAACTAGAAAATACCTGAATACAAATGTGACACCGCATTTATTAGCGGGCATGAGGCTCATAGCCGTACAACAACCAGAAGATCCGTTACGTGTTTTAGGTGAATATCTAATCGAGCAGAGCAATATACTGAAGAGTGGAGAAAAAGAGAGTAATGCTAGTAAATGA
- the UGO1 gene encoding mitofusin complex protein UGO1 (Outer membrane component of the mitochondrial fusion machinery; binds to Fzo1p and Mgm1p to link these two GTPases during mitochondrial fusion; involved in fusion of both the outer and inner membranes; facilitates dimerization of Fzo1p during fusion; import into the outer membrane is mediated by Tom70p and Mim1p; has similarity to carrier proteins but likely not a transporter; similar to human SLC25A46 implicated in optic atroprophy spectrum disorder and Leigh syndrome) encodes MNNNNVTEATSRAQIRPYYDPDSFNAGYSAVFKPDEGVVDPHGYTIASKLNVINSSPTTKRMANALFKSSPMKKLSNSVNDGLSLEGSNGEITGLNNFEWAELVNIQKWRKIFEQLLDMFFRKYFQLLIQQPFDVARLLIQVGEFKIFKTTVDTNKPQAPIILRDEEGDGAAREGEEDAYDEEEIDFFPIERKIAEANSTAPIMAEETDHSHHEPTDISLTIAPQSLHTIDVINALFDQEGIRGLWKANNTTFIYNFLSLSIDTWFTGLLSSFLGVPDPYFMEVINSPDISKSFILALGAGVFTSIILLPVDLIRTRLIVTSFKKKKNVKTDGKNMVTNTRSLRQLIRCWSWRKNGVSIPLDMWSLTILQSINNSFFNKLFDLVIYNQFHIEKYSQTVMYNTMKFFSKSLELFIKLPLENLLRRCQLNYLLNDQRLSFKVDSTELIVKPKKYNGIWDVIRNNSNTNRGQLWNGWKVGVISLICGYGLQMMNKVDINMEQEKF; translated from the coding sequence ATGAACAACAATAATGTTACGGAAGCAACGTCAAGGGCACAGATACGGCCTTATTATGATCCCGATTCTTTCAATGCTGGGTATAGCGCTGTTTTCAAGCCCGATGAGGGTGTAGTAGATCCGCACGGATACACAATTGCTTCTAAGCTAAACGTTATCAACTCATCTCCAACTACAAAGAGAATGGCTAATGCATTGTTTAAAAGCTCCccaatgaagaaattgtcAAATTCAGTTAACGATGGATTGTCACTGGAGGGAAGTAATGGCGAAATAACTGGCctgaataattttgaatggGCGGAATTGGTTAACATCCAGAAATGGcgaaaaatatttgaacaACTGCTGGATATGTTTTTCAGAAagtattttcaattgctcATTCAACAGCCCTTTGATGTAGCAAGACTACTTATCCAAGTAGGTGAGTttaaaatcttcaaaaCTACAGTTGACACGAATAAACCTCAAGCACCAATAATTTTGCGGGATGAAGAAGGAGATGGCGCTGCGAgagaaggagaagaagatgCTTACGATGAGGAGGAGATAGATTTCTTTCCCATAGAAAGGAAGATCGCCGAGGCAAACTCTACTGCGCCTATTATGGCCGAAGAAACTGATCATTCACATCATGAACCTACTGATATATCCTTGACTATTGCACCACAGTCCCTACATACAATTGACGTAATCAACGCCCTATTTGATCAGGAGGGTATTCGTGGTCTATGGAAGGCCAACAACACGACTTTTATTTACAACTTTCTTTCCCTAAGCATAGATACTTGGTTCACAGGATTACTCTCGTCTTTTTTGGGTGTCCCTGACCCATATTTTATGGAGGTCATCAACTCTCCTGATATTTCTAAGTCCTTCATTTTAGCCTTAGGCGCGGGAGTATTTACCAgtattatattattacCTGTGGACCTGATAAGAACTAGATTGATAGTTAcatcattcaaaaaaaagaagaatgtCAAGACAGATGGAAAGAATATGGTTACTAATACTAGAAGCTTGAGGCAGTTAATCAGATGCTGGTCATGGCGTAAAAACGGAGTTTCCATTCCATTAGATATGTGGTCCCTAACTATTCTTCAATCTATCAATAATagctttttcaacaaattgtTTGATTTAGTCATCTACAACCAATTCCATATCGAAAAATACTCTCAAACCGTCATGTACAATACTatgaagtttttttctaaatcaCTTGAACTATTTATCAAGTTACCATTGGAAAACCTGTTACGTCGTTGTCAACTAAACTACTTGTTGAACGATCAGCGGTTATCATTTAAAGTAGATTCCACTGAATTGATAGtaaagccaaaaaaatacaatggCATATGGGATGTGATAAGAAACAATTCTAATACAAATAGAGGCCAACTTTGGAACGGTTGGAAAGTTGGCGTTATTAGTTTAATTTGCGGATATGGGTTACAAATGATGAATAAAGTTGATATCAACATGGAACAAGAGAAGTTCTGA
- the RPL27B gene encoding 60S ribosomal protein eL27 RPL27B (Ribosomal 60S subunit protein L27B; homologous to mammalian ribosomal protein L27, no bacterial homolog; RPL27B has a paralog, RPL27A, that arose from the whole genome duplication), whose amino-acid sequence MAKFLKAGKVAVVVRGRYAGKKVVIVKPHDEGSKSHPFGHALVAGIERYPSKVTKKHGAKKVAKRTKIKPFIKVVNYNHLLPTRYTLDVEAFKSVVSTETFEQPSQREEAKKVVKKAFEERHQAGKNQWFFSKLRF is encoded by the exons ATGGctaaatttttgaaagcaGGTAAAGTTG CTGTCGTTGTTCGTGGTCGTTACGCTGGTAAGAAGGTTGTGATCGTTAAGCCACACGATGAGGGTTCTAAATCTCATCCATTCGGTCACGCTTTGGTTGCCGGTATTGAAAGGTACCCATCAAAGGTCACCAAGAAGCACGGTGCCAAGAAGGTCGCTAAGAGAACTAAAATCAAGCCATTCATCAAAGTCGTCAACTACAACCACTTATTGCCAACCAGATACACCTTGGATGTTGAAGCTTTCAAGAGCGTTGTATCTACAGAGACTTTTGAACAACCATCCCAACGTGAAGAAGCCAAGAAGGTTGTAAAGAAGgcatttgaagaaagacaTCAAGCTGGTAAAAACCAATGGTTCTTCTCCAAGTTGAGATTCTAA
- the TRS31 gene encoding TRAPP subunit TRS31 (Core component of transport protein particle (TRAPP) complexes I-III; TRAPP complexes are related multimeric guanine nucleotide-exchange factor for the GTPase Ypt1p, regulating ER-Golgi traffic (TRAPPI), intra-Golgi traffic (TRAPPII), endosome-Golgi traffic (TRAPPII and III) and autophagy (TRAPPIII)), which produces MSQRIIQPSASDQQFPGKSDGYEYTVGPKQAITSEASTTYIPSRIYSESLLFKRQEASLSAMAFLFQEMISQLHRTCKTAGDFETKLSDYGHNIGIRLLELLNFRASVSPSSLPRASAFLSQNESSSKLSNASNSPGMLANSSTATSASANERLQEKQTESLSNYITKMRRRDLKILDILQFIHGTLWSYLFNHVSDDLVKSSERDNEYMIVDNFPTLTQFIPGENVSCEYFVCGIIKGFLFNAGFPCGVTAHRMPQGGHSQRTVYLIQFDRQVLDREGLRFG; this is translated from the coding sequence ATGTCTCAAAGAATAATTCAACCAAGCGCATCTGACCAACAATTCCCAGGTAAATCTGATGGATATGAATATACTGTTGGGCCTAAGCAAGCGATAACAAGCGAAGCTTCAACAACATACATTCCCTCTAGAATATACTCAGAGTCTctacttttcaaaaggcAAGAAGCGTCTTTATCAGCAATGGCTTTCTTGTTCCAGGAAATGATTTCACAGTTGCATAGAACATGTAAAACTGCAGGCGATTTTGAAACTAAATTAAGTGACTATGGCCACAATATTGGAATTCGTCTATTAGAACTGCTGAATTTTAGGGCTTCTGTATCTCCTAGTTCTCTTCCCAGAGCATCTGCTTTCCTTTCACAAAAtgaatcttcttcaaagttaTCAAATGCGTCAAATTCCCCGGGCATGTTGGCTAACTCCAGCACAGCGACTTCTGCATCTGCCAATGAACGACTCCAAGAAAAGCAAACAGAATCATTGTCTAACTACATTACAAAGATGAGGCGCCGTGATCTGAAAATTCTCGATATACTGCAGTTTATCCACGGTACCCTATGGTCATATCTTTTTAATCACGTAAGTGATGATTTGGTTAAATCTTCAGAACGTGACAATGAATATATGATAGTAGATAACTTCCCCACTTTAACCCAATTTATCCCAGGTGAGAACGTTTCTTGTGAGTACTTCGTTTGCGGCATTATCAAAGGATTCCTTTTCAATGCTGGATTTCCATGTGGCGTGACAGCACATCGAATGCCCCAAGGCGGACATAGTCAACGAACCGTTTATTTGATCCAATTTGACAGGCAAGTGCTTGACAGGGAAGGTTTGAGATTTGGCTGA
- the PRP3 gene encoding U4/U6-U5 snRNP complex subunit PRP3 (Splicing factor; component of the U4/U6-U5 snRNP complex), with the protein MPPRNTYEKGNPKRQNSPYYKPSFLRREETTNDEEKFQGHGLKTELHSALKSSNLNLIRRTYQTGENPYLSDPHDRGSSSRFNRRYERGLKFYQKGEISKRIAQERTLQKQQEEEELKRKLKQEEDEKDKRKLIESGDLPNLELHEDKFLLDLSKFKIYYDNNHGYEWWDTAYLDEKGELMEKYDMNGTSPAEEKLAEDIDEVDDDDDDEHPSIRYVAHPLPEKINEAKVSIKAYLTQHERKRLRRNRRKMAREAREIKIKLGLLPKPEPKVKLSNMMSVFENDQNITDPTAWEKVVKDQVDLRKRKHLEENERRHEDAIKRRKEAVNMNVEKPTVYHCKVFQFKNLQNPKIRFKLKMNSKELSLKGLCLRIRDDGPGIIIVVGNEKSCKFYENLVMKRIKWNEDFELHTNTGDIKMDMHNNSISKTWEGYLQDCKFKGWFMKVCNDQDSLLRTLGQFDSEHFYSPVQT; encoded by the coding sequence atgccCCCAAGAAATACCTATGAAAAAGGTAATCCGAAACGCCAAAATAGTCCATATTATAAGCCAAGTTTCTTACGGCGTGAAGAAACTACCAATGATGAGGAGAAGTTTCAGGGCCATGGTCTGAAAACCGAACTTCACTCAGCGTTAAAGtcttcaaatttgaatCTTATCCGAAGAACTTATCAAACTGGTGAAAATCCCTATCTTAGTGATCCACACGATCGAGGCTCATCGAGCAGATTTAACAGGCGTTATGAACGGGGTCTGAAGTTTTACCAAAAGGGAGAAATCAGTAAAAGAATTGCCCAAGAAAGAACATTACAAAAACAGCAGGAGGAGGAAGaattaaaaagaaagttaaaacaagaagaagacgagaaagataaaagaaaattaattGAGTCAGGTGATTTACCCAATTTAGAGTTACATGAGGATAAGTTCCTATTAGATTTGTCAAAGTTCAAGATATACTATGATAATAATCATGGCTATGAATGGTGGGACACGGCTTATTTAGATGAAAAGGGTGAGTTGATGGAAAAATATGACATGAATGGCACATCGCCTGCCGAAGAAAAGCTAGCAgaagatattgatgaagtagacgatgatgatgatgatgagcACCCATCTATAAGATATGTAGCACATCCCTTACCTGAAAAGATCAACGAGGCAAAAGTATCAATCAAAGCATATCTAACGCAACatgaaaggaaaagattAAGGAGAAATAGAAGGAAAATGGCAAGAGAAGCACGGGAGATAAAAATTAAGTTAGGACTATTACCTAAGCCTGAACCGAAAGTTAAACTAAGCAACATGATGAGTGTTTTCGAGAATGATCAAAACATAACGGACCCAACTGCCTGGGAAAAAGTAGTGAAAGACCAAGTGGACCTCAGGAAGAGAAAACATCTGGAAGAAAACGAAAGAAGACATGAAGATGCTATtaaaagaaggaaagaagCAGTCAATATGAACGTTGAAAAGCCGACAGTATACCATTGTAAGGTGTTCCAGTTCAAAAACTTACAGAACCCAAAAATAAGATTCAagttgaaaatgaatagtAAAGAACTATCACTAAAGGGTTTATGCCTCCGTATACGTGATGACGGACCAGGAATAATTATAGTCGTGGGTAACGAAAAATCATGCAAATTTTATGAGAATTTggtgatgaagaggatAAAATGGAATGAAGATTTTGAGTTGCACACAAACACTGGGGATATAAAAATGGACATGCATAATaattcaatatcaaaaactTGGGAAGGCTATTTACAAGATTGTAAATTCAAAGGCTGGTTTATGAAAGTATGCAATGATCAGGATTCTTTATTACGTACGCTGGGTCAGTTTGATTCAGAGCATTTTTATTCACCTGTTCAAACGTGA